A DNA window from Candidatus Sulfidibacterium hydrothermale contains the following coding sequences:
- a CDS encoding phosphatidylserine decarboxylase family protein, translated as MKFHKEGYKIIRNAFFVVGAIIAVLAYLPIAPVAKNILIAFFALIFAWIVFFFRVPRRKTNAGEHILSSADGTIVAIEEVFEAEYFKEKRLQISVFMSGFDVHVNWYPFDGTIRYTKYHEGKYLLARHPKSSEENERSSIVLEKEKGKDVLIRQVAGIMARRIVYYSKVGQKVKQGEEIGMIRFGSRVDFFLPVTARPVVKIGDRVWAKRTIVAYFS; from the coding sequence ATGAAATTTCACAAGGAAGGATATAAAATCATTCGGAATGCTTTTTTCGTTGTGGGAGCCATCATTGCCGTGCTGGCCTATTTGCCGATTGCTCCTGTAGCAAAAAACATATTGATTGCCTTTTTTGCTCTTATATTTGCCTGGATTGTTTTCTTTTTCCGGGTTCCCCGGCGTAAAACAAATGCAGGAGAGCACATCTTGTCTTCGGCCGACGGAACCATTGTGGCCATTGAAGAAGTTTTCGAAGCTGAATATTTTAAAGAAAAACGGTTGCAGATCTCTGTTTTCATGTCGGGTTTTGACGTTCATGTAAACTGGTATCCGTTTGACGGCACCATTCGTTACACCAAATATCACGAGGGAAAATACCTGCTGGCCCGCCATCCAAAATCTTCTGAAGAAAACGAACGAAGCTCGATTGTTCTGGAAAAAGAAAAAGGAAAAGATGTTTTAATCCGGCAGGTTGCAGGCATTATGGCCCGAAGAATCGTTTATTATTCCAAAGTGGGACAAAAAGTGAAACAAGGAGAGGAAATCGGGATGATCCGTTTTGGTTCGCGTGTTGATTTCTTCCTTCCGGTTACAGCACGCCCTGTTGTAAAAATTGGCGACCGGGTTTGGGCCAAACGAACTATTGTAGCTTACTTTTCCTGA
- a CDS encoding phosphatidate cytidylyltransferase, whose product MKEFLTRVFTGVVFVLLVMGSVVWSPWAFFILMGIFAFLALMEFIRLFPAEPRLKGTPIYYFLGVALYVIVGLIGMNVLDFSRLFFVLLGFFILIATELFRQPKPSWMQIAAGFTAFIYIALPFGMMNSLFGLQNGNISFPWVLIALFVLVWANDVFAYLTGMTLGKHKLYPKLSPNKTWEGSIGGFIFTLVFAWLFSLVATCLDTTHWLWLGLIISISANIGDLAESMLKRNAGVKDSGTLFPGHGGVLDRFDAVIFATPFVFFYLYTL is encoded by the coding sequence TTGAAAGAGTTTTTAACAAGAGTATTCACAGGAGTTGTCTTTGTGTTATTGGTGATGGGCTCCGTGGTGTGGTCGCCCTGGGCCTTTTTTATTCTAATGGGAATTTTTGCTTTTTTAGCACTCATGGAATTTATCCGGCTTTTTCCTGCGGAACCCCGTTTAAAAGGAACCCCCATTTATTATTTCCTGGGGGTCGCTTTATATGTTATCGTAGGCCTTATCGGGATGAATGTTCTTGATTTTTCCAGATTGTTTTTTGTGTTACTGGGCTTTTTCATCCTGATAGCCACAGAACTTTTCAGACAACCCAAGCCTTCGTGGATGCAGATTGCTGCCGGGTTTACCGCATTTATCTATATTGCTTTGCCATTTGGTATGATGAACAGCCTTTTCGGATTACAAAACGGAAACATCTCTTTTCCCTGGGTACTCATTGCTCTTTTTGTATTAGTGTGGGCCAATGATGTTTTTGCCTATCTCACCGGGATGACATTAGGAAAACACAAACTTTACCCCAAACTTTCTCCCAACAAAACCTGGGAAGGCAGTATAGGTGGTTTTATTTTTACACTGGTTTTTGCCTGGCTTTTCAGCCTTGTGGCAACCTGTTTAGATACAACGCACTGGCTTTGGCTGGGATTAATCATTTCCATTTCTGCCAACATTGGCGATTTGGCCGAATCAATGCTCAAACGAAATGCCGGAGTCAAAGATTCGGGAACTCTTTTTCCGGGACACGGCGGTGTTCTCGACCGTTTTGATGCGGTCATTTTTGCCACACCATTTGTATTTTTCTATCTTTACACTTTATGA
- a CDS encoding SusC/RagA family TonB-linked outer membrane protein, whose translation MKKFFTQILPGLLFAALLLGNGNVVAQSGFVTYHFKGTVTDAKNQEPIPGATILIVNQNIGSATDRNGHYDFTAKLKPGKYQIAFSTVGYKTIVKDLTLGNNTNVNIDVNISPDITRLNEVVVTGVSGFTKKSHLGNSISTVSSKDIQETAPLSIGAALQGNVAGALVMRNSGNPAGGITVRLRGASTVVGSSDPLYIIDGVIVNNNSDQLINLGGYTQNRLVDIDPNEIDHIEVLKGAAAAAIYGSQASNGVVQIFTKRGQNGKPKITFSTSVNMNEIRKVLPWNNAPLKWDPNDPTKTIPATRYNYQDYIFTKAYGTENYVSVSGGKGNTKYIFSASQLYNGGIVRNTDFERYNFRVRVDQVINRWMSVSVGTLISRNSSHEMPNGKNYGPIVSLLFADNSIDPRPVNGVYPNIGWMANPYEAVDRIEAPQTNNRTLGDIQMKFTPLKGLNINYIFGYDHAFNDARLYIPVGFNTKPYGVSEKATMATTMTNSDIHAAYSFHVSPDISSVTGAGYTYQYDESQYFAIRTDHLAPVAKVTDAGSLTGRSDYRTQRSIWGGYLQQTFGYKEKIFLTLAGRWDGASTFGKDQRNQFYPKASGSYLISQENFFKNSIGKWVNLFKIRVSYGQAGNLSALAPYSIYTSYDLAPINGQTGLVAPIRSGNPDLKPERQTEFETGFDMGLFQDRLGIEFTWYNQDITDLLLLRTLAPSTGYGSRYENVGSMTNKGWELALRGTAIRKKNFTWNITATFSQNKNEVTHVAGGKIDLGMWGTSIAQSGQPLGVFYGYFYATNPDGSLLLDSQGFVQRAKGHYENKTLPDGEVIPVAVQDYDPVTGQPTGVSLKKIIGDPNPKWIGSISNTFTYKNLSLFVKIDMVQGFDVMDWNKRMFDLFPGGDATAKELLGEIPKGSSFPKFFIYQSFVEDGSFVKLRDVVLSYDLKLHNSNVLRSLKFTLSGSNLVSWDNYWGYDPEVNTEGQSNGVRGQDMATVPIPREFRFGVVVNFK comes from the coding sequence ATGAAAAAATTCTTTACGCAAATTTTGCCAGGACTCCTTTTTGCAGCGCTGTTGCTGGGGAATGGAAATGTTGTGGCACAAAGTGGCTTCGTTACTTACCATTTTAAAGGAACGGTTACGGATGCCAAAAACCAGGAACCAATTCCGGGAGCAACGATCCTCATCGTTAATCAAAACATTGGTTCAGCTACTGATCGTAATGGTCATTATGACTTTACTGCAAAATTAAAACCCGGAAAGTATCAAATTGCTTTTAGTACAGTAGGGTATAAGACCATTGTAAAAGATTTGACCTTGGGTAATAATACGAATGTTAACATCGATGTGAACATTTCGCCGGATATTACCCGGCTCAATGAAGTTGTGGTTACCGGAGTATCCGGATTTACCAAAAAAAGTCATTTGGGAAACTCTATTTCCACGGTGAGTAGTAAAGATATTCAGGAGACCGCTCCATTAAGTATTGGTGCTGCTTTACAGGGAAATGTAGCCGGAGCATTGGTAATGCGGAACTCTGGTAATCCTGCCGGTGGTATTACCGTCCGTTTACGGGGAGCCAGTACCGTGGTTGGGAGCTCTGATCCTTTGTACATTATTGACGGTGTTATTGTGAATAATAATTCCGATCAGTTGATTAATCTGGGCGGATATACACAAAACCGGTTGGTTGACATTGATCCGAATGAAATTGATCATATCGAAGTTTTAAAAGGTGCTGCTGCCGCAGCTATTTATGGTTCTCAAGCCAGTAATGGTGTTGTGCAGATTTTTACCAAAAGAGGACAAAACGGAAAACCGAAAATTACGTTTTCTACCAGTGTTAATATGAACGAGATCAGAAAAGTTCTTCCCTGGAACAATGCCCCGCTGAAATGGGACCCAAATGATCCGACCAAAACGATTCCTGCTACCAGGTATAATTATCAGGACTATATTTTTACAAAGGCTTATGGAACAGAAAATTATGTTTCTGTGTCCGGAGGTAAAGGCAATACAAAATATATCTTTTCGGCTTCGCAGTTATACAACGGGGGTATTGTAAGAAATACCGATTTTGAACGATATAATTTCAGAGTTCGTGTTGATCAGGTGATAAACCGCTGGATGTCGGTTTCGGTAGGAACATTGATTTCAAGAAACTCTAGCCATGAAATGCCCAATGGAAAAAATTATGGTCCGATCGTAAGTTTGTTGTTTGCGGACAACTCAATTGATCCCCGTCCGGTTAATGGTGTTTATCCTAATATTGGCTGGATGGCAAACCCGTACGAAGCAGTTGATCGTATTGAAGCACCACAAACCAATAACCGTACTTTGGGAGACATTCAAATGAAATTTACTCCTTTGAAAGGGTTAAACATTAATTATATTTTTGGTTATGACCATGCCTTTAATGATGCCCGGCTGTATATTCCTGTAGGATTTAATACGAAACCGTATGGAGTTTCTGAAAAAGCAACAATGGCTACTACCATGACGAATTCAGATATTCATGCAGCTTATTCATTTCATGTTTCCCCCGACATCAGTTCGGTAACTGGGGCCGGATATACTTATCAATACGACGAATCACAGTATTTTGCTATTCGTACAGATCACCTGGCACCGGTAGCAAAAGTTACGGATGCCGGTTCATTAACCGGAAGATCGGATTACCGTACACAACGTTCTATTTGGGGCGGTTATTTGCAACAAACTTTCGGCTATAAAGAAAAAATCTTTTTGACTCTTGCTGGCCGGTGGGATGGTGCTTCTACTTTTGGAAAAGACCAGCGAAACCAATTTTATCCTAAAGCTTCAGGTTCTTATCTGATTTCTCAGGAGAACTTTTTCAAAAATAGTATAGGAAAATGGGTGAATCTGTTTAAAATCAGAGTTTCTTACGGACAAGCAGGAAACCTTTCGGCTTTGGCACCTTATTCTATTTATACCAGTTACGACCTGGCTCCCATTAATGGTCAGACCGGTCTCGTTGCTCCTATTCGTTCCGGAAATCCTGATTTAAAACCGGAGCGGCAAACCGAATTTGAAACCGGTTTTGATATGGGCCTTTTCCAAGATCGTTTGGGAATTGAATTTACCTGGTACAATCAGGATATTACTGATCTTTTGCTGCTAAGAACACTGGCTCCGTCAACAGGTTATGGAAGCCGCTACGAGAATGTGGGTTCTATGACGAACAAAGGCTGGGAACTGGCTTTGCGCGGAACCGCAATCCGGAAAAAGAATTTTACATGGAATATAACCGCTACTTTTAGCCAGAATAAAAATGAAGTAACCCACGTGGCAGGGGGAAAAATTGATCTGGGCATGTGGGGAACATCCATTGCCCAGTCCGGACAGCCGCTTGGCGTATTTTATGGTTATTTCTATGCGACCAACCCAGATGGCTCATTATTGTTAGATAGTCAGGGTTTTGTTCAACGGGCAAAAGGTCACTATGAAAACAAAACGCTTCCTGACGGTGAAGTGATTCCGGTTGCTGTTCAGGATTATGATCCGGTTACCGGCCAGCCCACTGGCGTTAGCCTGAAGAAAATTATTGGTGACCCGAATCCCAAATGGATCGGCTCCATTTCCAATACTTTTACCTACAAAAACCTTTCGCTTTTTGTGAAAATAGATATGGTACAGGGATTTGATGTGATGGATTGGAATAAACGAATGTTTGATCTCTTTCCGGGGGGTGATGCTACGGCAAAAGAACTTCTTGGCGAAATTCCAAAAGGAAGTTCTTTCCCCAAATTCTTTATTTACCAATCGTTTGTGGAAGATGGCTCTTTTGTAAAACTGAGAGATGTTGTGTTGAGTTATGATTTGAAGCTTCACAATAGCAATGTGTTGAGAAGTTTAAAATTCACTTTAAGCGGAAGTAATCTTGTCTCGTGGGATAATTACTGGGGATATGATCCTGAAGTGAATACCGAAGGCCAAAGTAACGGTGTACGTGGACAGGATATGGCTACTGTTCCGATTCCTAGAGAGTTCCGTTTTGGTGTTGTAGTTAATTTTAAATAA
- a CDS encoding RagB/SusD family nutrient uptake outer membrane protein, producing the protein MKYILKIVGIFFLAGLILTSCKKDFPNINAPSDDQIFKDKEGLEAASIGLIQHFSTSTLSPIVEIPGITTREFGVSSTYVTPMELTYGGTALSGENAGIVRLWSRLLRDKGMAENIIANVDNVEMPAGTKSGIKALAKFMKAMTLGYLVMDFQEAPINDGVDAEFSDRTAVLTEAVNLLKSALNDIDADPISDDFKTKVIPTIDLKNSIEAFLARYYLYLGDYANAIATADKVDLTSKSEWWYDGSENKNPVFVFAVDGQPDTKPRWNFGIMLNTDTGYVQYQPEPGDGRLTFYMDTTVHEYALPEFGGYEVHNLKGFFANGNTKIPVYLPGEMILIKAEAYAREDNLADAVKEINVIREKTNDVFGVNAGLGPWTGDATSKEAVLNEIYIQRCIELFLTGQRLEDSRRIHSSFVPSPDKDIVSERNRNFYPYSYEERNNNPNCPPDPAI; encoded by the coding sequence ATGAAATATATATTAAAAATAGTGGGCATCTTTTTTCTGGCAGGATTGATTCTTACTTCCTGTAAAAAAGATTTTCCGAATATCAATGCCCCGTCAGACGACCAGATCTTTAAAGACAAAGAAGGTCTAGAAGCAGCCAGTATCGGACTGATACAACATTTTTCTACCTCTACATTGTCTCCTATTGTGGAGATTCCGGGAATAACCACACGCGAATTTGGAGTGTCAAGTACTTATGTTACCCCAATGGAGCTGACCTATGGCGGAACCGCGTTGAGCGGCGAAAATGCCGGAATCGTCAGATTGTGGTCCCGATTGCTGCGCGATAAGGGAATGGCAGAAAATATTATAGCAAATGTAGATAATGTGGAAATGCCGGCAGGCACCAAAAGCGGAATTAAAGCGTTGGCTAAATTTATGAAAGCCATGACTTTGGGATACCTGGTAATGGATTTTCAGGAAGCCCCGATCAATGATGGTGTGGATGCCGAATTTAGTGACCGTACCGCTGTTTTGACCGAAGCGGTAAATTTGCTGAAAAGCGCATTGAATGATATCGATGCCGATCCTATTTCCGATGATTTTAAAACGAAAGTCATCCCGACAATTGATTTGAAAAATTCGATTGAAGCTTTTTTGGCCCGGTATTATCTTTATCTTGGTGATTATGCCAATGCCATTGCTACGGCCGATAAAGTAGATTTGACTTCTAAATCGGAATGGTGGTATGATGGAAGTGAAAACAAGAATCCGGTTTTTGTGTTTGCTGTTGATGGGCAACCTGATACCAAACCCAGATGGAATTTTGGAATTATGCTCAATACGGATACCGGATATGTACAATATCAGCCGGAACCGGGTGATGGAAGATTGACTTTTTACATGGATACCACGGTTCACGAATATGCATTGCCTGAGTTTGGTGGATATGAAGTGCATAACCTGAAAGGATTTTTCGCCAACGGAAATACAAAGATTCCGGTTTATCTTCCGGGTGAAATGATTTTGATCAAAGCAGAAGCTTATGCCCGTGAGGACAATCTGGCGGATGCTGTGAAAGAAATCAATGTTATAAGAGAAAAAACCAATGACGTGTTTGGCGTGAATGCTGGTCTTGGCCCCTGGACGGGTGATGCTACCAGCAAAGAAGCCGTTCTTAATGAGATTTATATTCAGCGATGTATCGAACTTTTCCTGACCGGTCAACGGCTGGAAGACAGCCGGAGAATTCATTCTTCGTTTGTTCCCAGCCCGGATAAAGATATTGTGAGCGAGCGGAACCGGAATTTCTATCCTTATTCTTATGAGGAAAGAAATAATAATCCGAATTGTCCGCCCGATCCGGCGATCTGA
- a CDS encoding SPOR domain-containing protein, translated as MPSYRKDIIRWGISLFLFFLAGTTFLQAQELNTSSGYAFKDNWAIQFQPGFSQFYGDASNHNYFQKFSGEIDFSAELSARKMFMPALGAGMFLSYAGLKSLKDQKADGTKVDFSLGGNYYDAGLFLYVNFNHLFAGYKPTRRFSVYGTIGAGWAFWDSWLTDGITGIILKSGTTIGGYTYKTSAFVVPIGLGVNWRISNRWAVNIGGTLRTVVNDDVDVWHDGFKYDQVLTTQIGITYHIRPGWGTGTSKKKKTKQKEICCNEDQYKEKAPIPIYDYDAVPLAAPTVVKPAAKPAHHPQPVELTKKKTASPLEYRVQILAVTQPVSVKTLQNRYHLPFTPVENRENRLYRYTVGNFSQYSEALSWAQKIRNLGIRDAFVVAYRNGHRVPLVKGQKKPSQQTQKVPLIF; from the coding sequence ATGCCAAGCTACCGGAAAGATATTATCCGTTGGGGGATTTCCCTTTTTCTGTTTTTCCTGGCCGGAACTACTTTTTTACAAGCTCAGGAACTCAATACCTCTTCGGGATATGCTTTTAAGGATAACTGGGCCATACAATTCCAACCGGGATTTTCGCAATTCTACGGCGATGCATCCAACCACAATTATTTCCAGAAATTCAGTGGAGAAATTGATTTTTCAGCAGAACTGAGTGCCCGGAAAATGTTTATGCCTGCATTGGGCGCCGGCATGTTTCTGAGTTATGCCGGATTAAAAAGCCTGAAAGACCAAAAAGCTGATGGAACAAAGGTGGATTTCAGCCTTGGCGGAAACTATTACGATGCCGGATTGTTTCTGTATGTGAATTTCAATCATCTTTTTGCCGGATACAAGCCGACACGACGTTTCTCGGTATACGGAACCATTGGAGCCGGATGGGCTTTTTGGGATTCGTGGCTGACCGACGGAATAACCGGTATCATTCTGAAAAGCGGAACAACCATTGGTGGCTATACATACAAAACCAGCGCTTTTGTTGTTCCTATAGGATTGGGGGTAAACTGGCGGATTTCCAACCGCTGGGCCGTTAATATTGGCGGTACCCTGCGTACCGTAGTAAACGACGATGTGGATGTTTGGCATGATGGTTTTAAATACGATCAGGTACTCACCACACAAATTGGAATTACCTATCACATCCGGCCGGGTTGGGGAACAGGTACTTCCAAAAAGAAAAAAACCAAACAAAAAGAAATCTGCTGTAACGAAGACCAATATAAAGAGAAAGCACCGATTCCTATTTACGACTATGATGCCGTTCCACTGGCAGCGCCAACGGTTGTAAAACCGGCAGCAAAACCAGCACATCATCCCCAGCCAGTAGAATTGACAAAAAAGAAAACGGCTTCTCCGCTGGAATACAGGGTCCAGATTCTGGCAGTTACCCAACCGGTTTCCGTAAAAACATTACAAAACCGTTATCATCTGCCCTTTACACCTGTCGAAAATCGCGAAAACAGACTTTACCGGTATACGGTGGGAAATTTCAGTCAATATTCCGAAGCTTTATCCTGGGCACAAAAGATCAGGAATTTAGGAATTCGTGATGCTTTTGTGGTCGCTTACCGGAATGGCCATCGTGTTCCACTCGTTAAAGGACAAAAGAAGCCAAGCCAGCAGACACAAAAAGTACCCCTGATCTTTTAA
- a CDS encoding tetratricopeptide repeat protein has product MTFMLKYKTIFSRILFVFLFLALPALVTAQKKDKKKKDKNKCETVSEQDLINYATLSPPISTINHATGWAKQNNGAWYSMKNEIPFPDQKANKDNSGARTLGQDNFTELEMRSLIIGNKQYSVLIKKYRDGEYEFPVLKENWKPYRSLDFYVFPTTRLFKLLPDSVTFNESYAVAMHVLTRGTIKDYKHKNWQSMLVGQAEQTHLGERINGNDLIIAVYPIKNKGKEVCRFRLIKSFDNSYLESIYTAPNHWAYLFNRKFYEVKYFTFKNFVQAAKDQYVKVVPENKYSNSNTFENNYHWGILKYRVGDYIKAIEYFEKAISQKPNTQDFMLYAYLGNAQSKLHRYNDAINSYDQALSIQPTSVMEYANWVRNYFNRGVAKYYLGDMEGACKDWNKALELGFGPAHDYIMEYCNKKEK; this is encoded by the coding sequence ATGACATTTATGTTAAAATACAAAACCATATTTTCCCGAATTCTTTTTGTTTTTCTTTTTCTTGCTTTGCCTGCACTGGTAACCGCACAGAAAAAAGACAAAAAGAAAAAAGACAAAAATAAATGCGAAACGGTTTCGGAACAGGATCTGATTAATTACGCCACCCTTAGCCCGCCCATTTCTACAATTAACCATGCCACCGGATGGGCCAAACAAAACAACGGAGCCTGGTATTCCATGAAAAATGAAATTCCGTTTCCCGACCAAAAAGCCAATAAAGACAATTCCGGGGCCAGAACGTTGGGACAGGATAATTTTACGGAACTGGAAATGCGTAGCCTGATCATCGGAAATAAACAATACAGTGTTCTGATCAAAAAATACCGCGACGGAGAATATGAATTCCCCGTGTTAAAAGAAAACTGGAAACCTTATCGCTCCCTGGATTTTTATGTTTTCCCTACTACCCGGTTATTTAAATTATTGCCGGATAGTGTTACTTTTAATGAATCGTATGCTGTAGCCATGCACGTGCTTACCCGGGGCACCATTAAAGATTACAAACATAAAAACTGGCAAAGCATGCTGGTAGGACAAGCCGAGCAAACCCATCTGGGAGAAAGAATTAACGGAAACGACCTGATTATTGCTGTTTATCCCATCAAAAACAAAGGGAAAGAAGTCTGCCGCTTTCGGCTGATTAAATCTTTTGACAACTCGTATCTCGAATCCATCTACACAGCACCTAACCACTGGGCTTATCTTTTCAACCGGAAGTTCTATGAAGTAAAATATTTCACCTTCAAAAACTTCGTTCAGGCAGCCAAAGACCAATATGTAAAAGTAGTTCCCGAAAATAAATATTCCAACAGCAACACTTTTGAAAATAATTACCATTGGGGAATCCTAAAATACCGCGTGGGTGATTATATTAAAGCCATCGAGTATTTCGAAAAAGCCATTTCACAAAAGCCTAATACACAGGATTTCATGTTGTATGCTTACCTGGGTAATGCCCAAAGCAAACTACACCGGTACAATGATGCCATCAACTCGTACGATCAGGCTTTATCCATACAACCCACCAGCGTAATGGAATATGCCAACTGGGTACGGAATTATTTCAATCGCGGCGTGGCCAAATACTACCTTGGTGATATGGAAGGAGCCTGTAAAGACTGGAATAAGGCATTAGAACTGGGCTTTGGACCAGCCCATGACTATATCATGGAATATTGTAACAAAAAAGAAAAATAA